One part of the Cyclobacteriaceae bacterium genome encodes these proteins:
- a CDS encoding CDGSH iron-sulfur domain-containing protein, which yields MATTKITVNNNGSLKIEGDFEIVDMQGTAYGLQGRTLVSLCRCGLSKNKPFCDGSHKGHLEHEAKAFDLPPRKV from the coding sequence ATGGCAACGACTAAAATTACGGTAAACAATAATGGTTCACTAAAAATTGAAGGCGATTTTGAAATCGTAGACATGCAGGGTACTGCGTATGGTTTACAAGGACGAACATTGGTATCGCTTTGCCGCTGTGGTCTTTCTAAAAACAAGCCTTTTTGTGATGGTTCGCACAAAGGCCATTTGGAGCATGAAGCCAAAGCTTTTGACCTGCCACCACGCAAAGTATAA
- the hypF gene encoding carbamoyltransferase HypF, with product MKTLHIHIEGQVQGVGFRPFVYRLAKELKLNGWVNNGVDGVHIEAEGHPEKIVIFISRLKEEAPPVSRITSITYREISHQHFSRFEIIESKADGAPNLLITPDIGLCDNCKSEINDLKNHRYQYPFTTCTHCGPRYSILKSLPYDRANTTMKSFTMCPQCEKEYYNPADRRYYSQTNSCPNCAIQAWMLNSEGDHIANSWEESFPLLVNALAQGKIIAMKGIGGYLLLADACNEDVIRTLRERKHRPTKPFALMYPDLETLRLDAEVSEQEALEFTSIQSPIVLVKLKAKPASNLCRVLLAPALDTIGAMQPYTAMFDLLMKAWKKPLIATSANLSDSPIFYKDDEAIRSLGSIADYFLVHNREIEIAQDDSVIKITPKHNQRIVLRRSRGLAPTLVRKAFSTETILALGADMKSAFALQANGRIYVSQYLGDLESYESQESFRAVLNHLIKLVRAKPDRIVIDAHPNYYSSHLGKQLAAEWKVPMAKVQHHKAHAYAVLAENDLLNSHEPLLCVVWDGTGYGDDGNSWGGEFFEWNKGDLIRIGHLAYSPVWLGDRMAKYPKLAALFIARESAHLQNLIRDKFSPTQWNYYSKVIQTEPEVYTSSMGRLMDAVACLLSVCEYNSFEGQSAMYLEELGRTGNTTARYPVTWKNAFLDVADVLEHIINDIEQSIPSEQIAFKFHAWLADVVYSIVKIKGYKKVLFSGGVFQNALMTDLIIDRLKKNELFFHNDLSPNDENISFGQLACVTHAKTERTKKTEQELKDNPLEYVLSHTG from the coding sequence ATGAAGACACTCCACATCCATATCGAAGGCCAGGTTCAGGGTGTGGGATTTCGTCCATTTGTGTATCGGCTGGCTAAAGAACTTAAGCTTAACGGATGGGTGAATAATGGTGTTGATGGGGTTCACATTGAAGCAGAAGGACATCCTGAAAAAATCGTAATTTTTATCAGCCGGCTAAAGGAGGAGGCTCCACCGGTATCACGTATCACTTCCATTACTTATCGAGAGATAAGCCATCAACATTTTTCAAGATTTGAAATTATTGAAAGCAAAGCTGATGGAGCTCCGAATTTGCTCATCACCCCGGATATCGGCTTGTGCGATAATTGTAAATCGGAAATTAATGATTTGAAGAACCATCGCTATCAGTATCCATTCACCACGTGTACACACTGCGGTCCGCGTTACTCTATATTGAAATCCCTTCCGTATGATCGGGCCAACACTACCATGAAGTCGTTTACCATGTGCCCGCAATGTGAAAAGGAGTATTATAATCCGGCAGACAGAAGATATTATTCACAAACCAATTCCTGCCCCAATTGTGCTATTCAAGCATGGATGCTGAATTCTGAAGGAGATCATATTGCAAACAGTTGGGAGGAGTCATTTCCACTACTGGTCAATGCACTGGCGCAAGGAAAAATTATTGCCATGAAGGGTATTGGTGGCTATTTGCTATTGGCAGATGCGTGCAATGAAGATGTTATTCGAACGCTTCGCGAGCGTAAGCACAGGCCAACTAAACCCTTTGCGTTGATGTATCCCGACCTTGAAACTCTTCGGTTGGATGCTGAAGTAAGTGAACAAGAGGCGTTGGAATTCACCAGCATTCAAAGTCCAATTGTGTTGGTTAAATTAAAAGCAAAGCCGGCATCAAATCTTTGTCGGGTATTACTTGCGCCCGCACTGGATACAATTGGAGCCATGCAGCCTTATACGGCCATGTTTGATTTGCTCATGAAAGCCTGGAAGAAGCCATTGATTGCCACCAGTGCAAATTTAAGCGACTCACCTATCTTCTATAAAGATGATGAGGCGATAAGATCCCTCGGCTCTATCGCAGATTATTTCCTGGTACATAATCGAGAGATTGAAATCGCGCAGGATGACAGTGTAATAAAAATTACCCCTAAACACAACCAACGCATTGTATTGCGCAGGTCACGAGGCCTTGCACCGACTTTGGTGCGGAAAGCGTTTTCAACCGAAACTATTCTTGCGCTTGGCGCGGATATGAAAAGTGCATTTGCATTGCAGGCCAATGGAAGAATTTACGTCAGCCAATACCTGGGCGACCTGGAGTCTTATGAAAGTCAGGAAAGTTTTAGGGCAGTACTGAATCATTTGATTAAGCTGGTTCGTGCTAAACCCGATCGAATTGTTATTGATGCGCATCCAAATTATTATTCCTCCCATTTGGGTAAACAACTGGCCGCAGAGTGGAAAGTGCCGATGGCCAAAGTACAGCACCATAAAGCCCACGCCTATGCGGTATTGGCTGAAAATGATTTGTTGAATAGCCACGAACCTTTATTGTGCGTGGTGTGGGACGGAACAGGCTATGGAGATGATGGCAATAGTTGGGGCGGAGAATTTTTTGAATGGAACAAAGGGGATTTAATTCGCATAGGTCACCTCGCATATTCCCCGGTTTGGTTGGGCGATCGTATGGCGAAGTATCCGAAACTGGCAGCTTTATTCATAGCAAGGGAATCAGCGCATCTTCAAAACCTGATCCGTGATAAATTTTCGCCAACCCAATGGAATTATTATTCTAAGGTTATTCAAACCGAGCCAGAAGTTTACACCTCAAGTATGGGCCGGTTGATGGATGCCGTAGCGTGCTTGCTGAGTGTTTGTGAGTATAATTCCTTTGAGGGACAATCGGCTATGTATTTGGAAGAATTGGGCCGGACAGGCAACACAACAGCGCGCTATCCGGTAACCTGGAAGAATGCATTTCTTGATGTTGCAGATGTATTGGAACACATTATTAACGACATTGAACAATCAATACCCTCAGAACAAATTGCATTTAAATTCCATGCCTGGCTGGCAGATGTTGTTTATTCCATTGTTAAAATAAAGGGGTACAAAAAAGTACTTTTCAGTGGAGGCGTATTTCAAAATGCCTTAATGACTGATTTAATTATCGACCGGCTGAAGAAAAATGAATTGTTCTTCCACAACGACCTTTCACCAAACGATGAAAATATTTCATTTGGTCAACTCGCGTGTGTAACACATGCAAAAACTGAGCGAACCAAAAAAACAGAACAAGAATTAAAAGATAACCCACTAGAATATGTGCTTAGCCATACCGGGTAA
- a CDS encoding cytochrome C, translating to MLKKILLGIVLVVVAAVAILFVTVNLRYNRTFDAPYPDIQASTDSAMIARGKYLAYGPAHCSFCHAPMTEFQRVDRGEEAPLKGGFDFKMPFGNMFAPNITPDEETGIGKLTDGQIARALRYGVAHDGRAIIDMMPFYDMSDDDLKAIISFLRSQEPIHNPRPKHELNFIGKAVFSFLVKPMGDGDVPPAPAPDSTAAYGAYIANSIANCGGCHTPRSMMTGAYIGPEFSGRNKFEIIDENGNIVKGKHVMTPNITPDKETGRMADWTQQDFIKRFRDGRVIPGTPMPWGPFSRMSDMELIALYKYLQTVAPVRSEYTLGIQDGDPD from the coding sequence ATGCTTAAAAAAATTCTGCTTGGCATCGTGCTGGTGGTAGTTGCGGCCGTTGCCATTTTGTTTGTTACTGTAAATCTTCGCTACAATCGCACCTTTGATGCACCTTATCCCGACATCCAGGCCAGCACGGATTCCGCTATGATCGCAAGAGGAAAGTATCTCGCATACGGTCCGGCACATTGTTCATTTTGTCATGCACCTATGACGGAGTTCCAACGTGTGGATCGGGGGGAGGAGGCTCCGCTTAAAGGTGGATTTGATTTCAAGATGCCTTTTGGAAATATGTTTGCTCCTAACATTACACCTGACGAAGAGACGGGAATCGGAAAACTTACTGATGGACAAATTGCCCGTGCGTTACGCTATGGAGTTGCGCATGATGGACGGGCCATTATAGACATGATGCCTTTTTATGATATGAGTGATGACGATCTAAAGGCCATAATCTCTTTTCTTCGTTCGCAGGAACCTATTCACAATCCCAGGCCAAAGCATGAGCTCAATTTTATAGGCAAAGCAGTTTTTTCATTTCTTGTTAAGCCCATGGGCGATGGAGATGTGCCCCCTGCCCCTGCGCCTGATTCAACAGCCGCCTATGGTGCATATATCGCCAACAGTATTGCTAACTGCGGGGGTTGCCACACCCCACGCAGCATGATGACCGGAGCGTACATCGGCCCCGAGTTTTCAGGCAGAAACAAATTTGAAATCATCGATGAAAACGGAAACATTGTAAAAGGCAAACATGTAATGACACCGAACATTACTCCCGACAAGGAAACCGGGCGCATGGCCGATTGGACACAACAAGATTTTATTAAACGCTTTCGTGATGGCCGGGTCATTCCGGGCACACCCATGCCTTGGGGACCGTTCAGCCGGATGAGCGACATGGAGCTTATTGCACTTTATAAATACCTTCAAACAGTAGCTCCGGTAAGAAGTGAGTACACGCTCGGTATTCAGGATGGAGATCCAGATTAA
- the hypA gene encoding hydrogenase maturation nickel metallochaperone HypA → MHELSIVMSIVETAEEQVRKHQAKAVECIDLEIGNLSGIDEHALEFAWEVGVKNTLLERATYNINKVKGWARCSNCDCEFEIKELFDPCPLCGEYLINILRGREMKIQSMTLLN, encoded by the coding sequence ATGCACGAGCTATCCATTGTAATGAGCATTGTTGAAACCGCGGAAGAGCAAGTCAGAAAACATCAGGCGAAAGCAGTGGAATGCATTGACCTGGAAATCGGAAATCTATCCGGAATAGATGAACATGCTCTTGAATTTGCCTGGGAAGTTGGCGTGAAGAATACTTTACTCGAAAGAGCAACCTACAACATTAACAAAGTAAAGGGATGGGCGCGGTGCTCTAATTGTGATTGTGAATTTGAAATAAAGGAATTGTTCGATCCTTGTCCGCTTTGTGGCGAATACCTGATTAATATTTTGCGTGGCAGGGAGATGAAAATTCAATCGATGACCCTCTTAAATTAA
- the hypB gene encoding hydrogenase nickel incorporation protein HypB, with translation MIKITSLRDALFPQLHHHNHNHDVEQHIHTSQDHNSKRTQIDLEQDILHKNNLLAERNRGYFEAKEIKAFNLVSSPGSGKTALLECTLRDLGKELNFYVIEGDQQTTNDADRIAKYNTPVIQINTGKGCHLDATMVKNALAELKPKEHSVVFIENIGNLVCPSMFDLGEQKRIVIISVTEGEDKPLKYPDMFAGSQLCIINKIDLLPYLKFDLPKLKAYAKRINPALEFIDLSCSTGEGLGLWYEWLKKELKINELIAN, from the coding sequence ATGATAAAAATTACAAGCTTGCGTGACGCGCTCTTTCCGCAATTGCATCATCATAACCATAATCATGATGTAGAACAACACATCCACACGTCACAAGACCACAACTCAAAAAGAACTCAAATAGATTTGGAGCAGGATATTCTGCATAAGAATAATTTACTGGCCGAGCGCAATCGCGGTTATTTCGAAGCCAAAGAAATTAAAGCCTTTAATTTGGTGAGTTCTCCCGGCTCAGGCAAAACAGCTCTGTTGGAATGTACCCTGCGTGATCTTGGTAAGGAACTGAACTTTTATGTAATCGAAGGCGATCAGCAGACCACCAACGATGCCGACAGAATAGCCAAGTACAACACACCCGTTATTCAAATTAACACCGGCAAAGGTTGCCATTTGGATGCCACCATGGTGAAGAATGCATTGGCAGAATTAAAGCCAAAGGAACATTCTGTTGTTTTCATCGAAAATATTGGCAACCTGGTGTGCCCTTCCATGTTTGATTTAGGAGAACAAAAAAGAATTGTCATCATCAGCGTTACAGAAGGCGAAGACAAACCCTTGAAATATCCTGACATGTTTGCCGGAAGTCAGCTGTGTATTATTAACAAAATTGATTTGCTGCCCTACCTGAAGTTTGATTTGCCAAAACTGAAAGCATACGCCAAACGAATAAATCCTGCGCTTGAGTTTATTGACTTGTCGTGCAGTACAGGTGAAGGACTCGGGCTTTGGTATGAATGGCTGAAGAAAGAATTGAAAATAAATGAGCTAATCGCCAACTGA
- a CDS encoding SHOCT domain-containing protein, producing the protein MKSLLYTVVLIILCAPTSHAQEIRFTDLKAGTKFEKQYTAYVCREGTVYNVGDRLKIGRPSSVNQTFVYIIEQDALTGSANLPAGYSGFETELKRIRVVGNKRIGYAVNFYTKGVWGPSTFIIPIENALATGEIKSSVMSSDDALTELKRAKDKLDLGLITQEEFEKLKAELSPFIK; encoded by the coding sequence ATGAAATCGCTACTATACACGGTGGTTCTAATTATTTTATGTGCCCCGACTTCCCATGCACAGGAGATTAGATTCACAGACCTGAAAGCAGGTACAAAATTTGAAAAACAATACACTGCCTATGTTTGCCGGGAGGGCACTGTTTATAACGTTGGTGATCGACTTAAAATTGGAAGACCGTCTTCCGTAAACCAAACCTTTGTTTACATTATTGAACAAGATGCGCTTACCGGATCGGCCAACCTGCCCGCAGGGTATAGCGGATTTGAAACAGAACTGAAACGAATTCGCGTGGTGGGCAATAAGCGCATTGGCTATGCAGTAAACTTTTATACCAAAGGCGTATGGGGTCCCTCAACATTTATAATCCCTATTGAAAATGCCCTGGCAACAGGAGAAATAAAATCTTCGGTGATGAGTAGCGATGACGCACTAACTGAACTTAAACGAGCTAAAGACAAACTCGACCTGGGCCTGATTACCCAGGAAGAGTTTGAAAAGTTAAAAGCAGAGTTGTCACCATTTATTAAATAG
- the cybH gene encoding Ni/Fe-hydrogenase, b-type cytochrome subunit, which translates to MNTTVISKPHRLRRVFVWQLPVRVYHWLNALCILALIATGFYIGNPLAILSGKEASDLYIMGTVRFIHFVAAYIFFFNFAFRIYWGFVGNKYAGWKNFIPTNKQFFKDMWAIIETDIFMTKGSELHTIGHNRVAGFIYFLTFIAFGIQCLTGFGLYSATSDWWFPNLFAWVPAVVGGDFMLRQIHHWTMWFFILFTVVHVYLVFYHDYVEGRGEISSMGGGWKFIEEEIFEANKKVEEKKK; encoded by the coding sequence ATGAACACAACTGTAATATCAAAACCGCACAGACTAAGACGCGTGTTTGTATGGCAATTGCCTGTACGGGTATACCACTGGTTGAATGCGTTATGTATTCTGGCGCTGATCGCCACCGGCTTTTATATTGGTAATCCATTAGCCATTCTGTCTGGTAAGGAAGCGTCTGATCTTTATATTATGGGCACCGTTCGGTTCATTCATTTTGTAGCTGCCTATATTTTCTTCTTCAACTTTGCGTTCAGAATTTACTGGGGTTTTGTTGGAAATAAGTATGCCGGTTGGAAAAATTTTATTCCTACCAACAAGCAATTTTTTAAAGACATGTGGGCCATTATTGAGACTGACATTTTTATGACGAAGGGAAGTGAGTTGCACACCATCGGTCATAACCGTGTGGCTGGTTTCATCTATTTCTTAACCTTCATTGCATTTGGTATTCAATGCCTCACCGGCTTTGGGTTGTACTCGGCCACCAGCGACTGGTGGTTCCCGAATTTATTCGCCTGGGTTCCTGCCGTAGTGGGGGGTGATTTCATGCTCCGGCAAATCCATCACTGGACGATGTGGTTCTTCATCCTGTTCACAGTAGTGCATGTGTATCTGGTGTTCTATCACGACTACGTAGAAGGCCGCGGAGAGATTTCTTCGATGGGTGGCGGATGGAAATTTATTGAAGAAGAAATTTTTGAGGCGAATAAGAAAGTTGAAGAAAAGAAAAAGTAA
- a CDS encoding nickel-dependent hydrogenase large subunit: MTRIVVDPITRIEGHLRIEAEINNGKITDAFSSGTMVRLIEEILRGRDPRDAWAFVGRVCGVCTTVHSLASIRAVEDALDITIPPNAELVRNLMFCAQNVQDHVIHFYHLHALDWVDVVSALKADPKKTSEIAQSISHWPKSSPGYFSDLQKRLTKFVESGQLGIFANGYWGHPAYKLPAEINLIGVAHYLEALEWQKEIAKVHTIFGGKNPHPNFLVGGMACSISLDDASGINAERLAYVGKLLKDAQQFVEQVYIPDLLAIAPYYLDWGAIGGGLGNFMAYGDLSTSGYRDVGNYKFPSGVILNKDLSKIHEVDLRNDSEVEEYITNSWYEYAGGDGVGLHPWKGETKLKYTGPKPPFDFLNTEDKYSYLKTPRWKGHAMEVGPLARMLVGYASGRPEFKEVVDYALSALNVPATALFSTLGRTAARGLEAKLVAGWGLEFYDQLINNIKNGDTRMANTEKFKPETWPKKAMGVGHTEAPRGALAHWIVIEDQKIANYQLVVPSTWNASPRDKEGKPSAYEAALKDTPVHDVNQPLEILRTIHSFDPCLACAVHLYDEEGKHINKVKVL, from the coding sequence ATGACACGTATAGTAGTTGATCCTATTACCCGCATTGAAGGCCATTTGCGGATTGAAGCAGAAATAAACAACGGAAAAATAACCGATGCCTTCAGCTCAGGCACCATGGTTCGTTTAATTGAGGAGATTCTTCGTGGCCGTGATCCGCGCGATGCCTGGGCATTTGTCGGCCGGGTGTGCGGTGTTTGTACCACGGTGCATTCACTCGCTTCTATACGTGCCGTTGAAGACGCACTGGATATTACCATTCCGCCCAATGCCGAATTGGTTCGTAACCTGATGTTCTGCGCACAAAATGTACAAGATCACGTCATTCACTTCTATCACCTGCATGCATTGGATTGGGTAGATGTAGTAAGTGCATTAAAGGCTGATCCTAAAAAAACATCTGAGATTGCACAAAGCATTTCACACTGGCCAAAAAGTTCGCCCGGGTATTTCTCCGATCTGCAAAAGCGTTTAACAAAATTTGTAGAAAGCGGACAACTTGGGATTTTTGCCAATGGCTATTGGGGCCACCCGGCTTACAAACTCCCCGCTGAAATTAATTTGATTGGTGTTGCTCACTATCTCGAAGCGCTCGAGTGGCAAAAAGAAATTGCCAAAGTGCACACCATTTTTGGTGGTAAAAATCCTCACCCGAATTTTCTGGTGGGCGGCATGGCTTGTTCGATAAGTTTAGACGATGCCAGCGGTATTAATGCTGAACGTCTTGCCTATGTGGGCAAGCTCTTAAAAGATGCACAGCAGTTTGTTGAACAGGTTTACATTCCTGATCTTCTCGCCATTGCTCCTTACTACCTGGATTGGGGTGCCATTGGTGGCGGATTAGGAAACTTCATGGCCTATGGCGATTTGTCCACTTCCGGATATCGCGATGTGGGCAATTACAAATTCCCTTCCGGGGTAATTCTTAATAAAGATCTAAGCAAGATACACGAAGTGGACCTGCGTAACGATTCCGAAGTTGAAGAATACATCACCAACAGCTGGTATGAATATGCCGGTGGTGATGGCGTAGGCTTGCACCCGTGGAAAGGTGAAACCAAATTAAAGTACACCGGACCAAAACCTCCGTTTGATTTTCTTAACACCGAAGACAAATACAGTTACCTGAAAACTCCACGCTGGAAGGGACACGCCATGGAGGTTGGTCCGCTGGCGCGGATGCTTGTTGGCTATGCCAGTGGAAGACCCGAATTCAAAGAAGTGGTAGATTATGCACTATCAGCATTGAATGTTCCGGCTACCGCATTATTCTCTACGTTAGGAAGAACAGCCGCCCGCGGACTGGAAGCCAAGCTTGTTGCCGGTTGGGGATTGGAATTCTATGACCAACTGATCAACAACATCAAAAATGGTGATACCCGCATGGCCAATACAGAAAAGTTCAAACCCGAAACCTGGCCGAAAAAAGCGATGGGTGTTGGGCATACCGAAGCACCACGCGGTGCATTAGCACACTGGATTGTAATTGAAGACCAGAAGATTGCCAACTATCAACTTGTTGTGCCTTCTACCTGGAATGCTTCACCACGTGATAAAGAAGGAAAGCCATCGGCTTATGAAGCCGCACTGAAAGACACACCTGTGCACGATGTGAATCAACCGCTTGAAATTCTGCGCACCATTCACTCGTTCGATCCTTGCCTGGCCTGTGCCGTGCACCTGTACGATGAAGAAGGAAAGCATATTAATAAAGTGAAGGTTTTATAA
- a CDS encoding hydrogenase small subunit: MIIETSTKRKTYYEELSEKGYSRRDFMKFCTMIAAYMGLQSSGVAQVAEALKTKPRLPVIWMHFQECTCCSESFIRSSHPIVADIILDKLSLDYTETLMAAAGHQAEEAMHKTMKEHYGEYVLCVEGSVPLGADGVYCMIGGKSSLDILHEVADGAKAIICWGSCASNGCVQAAKPNPTTATPIHKIIKNKPIIKVPGCPPIGEVMAGTIVHILTFGTLPALDSIGRPKAFYSKRVHDSCYRRPYYDAGLYVESFDDENAKRGYCLYKVGCKGPSTYNACGVMRWNNGVSFPIQSGHGCFGCSEESFWDNGPLYQRLPNIAGFGIEATADTVGKVALGVTAAGIAAHAVVTNLRKGKMIDNLISEGKESEQQLKED, translated from the coding sequence ATGATCATCGAGACTTCTACCAAACGCAAAACTTATTACGAAGAACTCTCGGAGAAAGGATACTCCCGAAGAGATTTCATGAAGTTTTGTACCATGATTGCCGCCTACATGGGCCTGCAATCATCCGGTGTTGCCCAGGTGGCTGAGGCACTAAAGACAAAACCCAGACTACCGGTTATCTGGATGCATTTCCAGGAATGTACCTGTTGCAGTGAATCCTTCATTCGCTCATCGCATCCTATTGTAGCCGATATCATTCTCGACAAGCTATCACTCGACTATACAGAAACACTCATGGCAGCTGCCGGCCACCAGGCCGAAGAAGCCATGCACAAAACCATGAAGGAGCACTACGGTGAATATGTTTTGTGTGTAGAAGGTTCTGTTCCTTTAGGTGCTGATGGCGTGTATTGCATGATTGGTGGAAAATCATCGCTTGATATTTTACACGAAGTGGCTGACGGTGCTAAAGCTATTATTTGTTGGGGCAGCTGCGCAAGCAACGGATGTGTTCAGGCCGCGAAACCAAATCCAACAACAGCAACGCCCATTCATAAAATCATAAAGAACAAACCTATTATAAAAGTGCCCGGCTGCCCTCCTATCGGAGAAGTAATGGCGGGCACGATTGTGCATATACTCACATTCGGAACACTTCCTGCGCTGGATAGCATTGGAAGACCCAAAGCTTTTTACTCAAAACGTGTGCACGACAGTTGTTACCGCAGGCCATACTATGATGCCGGACTTTATGTGGAATCGTTCGATGATGAAAATGCTAAACGCGGATACTGCTTGTATAAAGTTGGGTGCAAAGGTCCCAGCACATACAATGCCTGTGGTGTTATGCGGTGGAACAATGGTGTTAGCTTCCCGATTCAATCCGGTCATGGATGTTTCGGTTGTAGCGAGGAAAGTTTCTGGGATAACGGACCGCTCTATCAACGTCTCCCCAATATTGCGGGCTTTGGCATTGAGGCCACGGCAGACACCGTTGGCAAGGTTGCCTTGGGTGTTACGGCAGCGGGTATCGCTGCGCATGCGGTAGTTACCAATTTGCGAAAAGGCAAAATGATCGACAACCTGATTTCCGAGGGAAAAGAATCTGAACAACAACTTAAAGAAGACTAA
- a CDS encoding hydrogenase maturation protease produces the protein MERSSDTLILGVGNYLMGDEGLGVHLAQELKDEILPGLADVLDGGTAGFQLMEYIESYPRVILIDATLDDKPAGTIQLIRPKFASDFPKAMSTHEIGLKDLVESLTLLDQLPDVYLFVVSVKTIQPLSVDLSPDVQVVFPELKKRILELCLRPVEVN, from the coding sequence ATGGAGCGTTCATCAGACACTTTGATTCTTGGCGTGGGAAATTACCTGATGGGCGATGAGGGCCTTGGTGTTCATCTGGCGCAGGAATTAAAAGATGAAATTTTGCCAGGACTTGCCGATGTGCTGGATGGCGGTACGGCCGGTTTTCAATTGATGGAGTATATTGAATCGTATCCGCGGGTTATTCTTATTGATGCCACCCTGGATGATAAGCCAGCGGGTACGATTCAATTAATTCGCCCGAAGTTTGCTTCTGATTTCCCGAAAGCCATGAGCACGCATGAAATCGGGTTAAAAGACTTAGTTGAATCACTCACGCTGCTCGATCAGCTACCGGATGTGTATTTGTTTGTCGTCTCTGTAAAAACTATTCAGCCCCTTTCCGTTGATCTTTCCCCTGACGTTCAAGTTGTATTCCCGGAATTGAAGAAAAGAATACTGGAGCTTTGTCTTCGTCCTGTTGAGGTAAATTAA